The genomic interval GCACGACAAGAAGACCAAGCAGTGGCGGATCGACAGTCCCCCGCGCGGTGTCGTCATGGGGAAGTCGGACTTCCAGCGGAACTACGTGTCCGTCAACAAGTACTACTTCGCGTCGAACACCAGGGCGGCGACGGCTCCGCAGACCGTGGCGGTCGCCGACCCCGTGTATGTGCGCGAGCGCGTGGACCCCATGACGCAGTTGGTGCGCTCCCTGCTCAGCGGGCCGACGACCTGGCTCGATCCCGTCGTCAGGACGAGTTTTCCCACCGGTACGGCCCTCAGGAGCGGTGTCTCCTCGCTGGCTCCCGACGACCGGAGCACGCTGACGGTGCCGCTCAACAACAAGGCCGAGAAAGCCGGTTCGGACCAGTGCAAGGCGATGGCGGCCCAGCTGCTGTTCACCCTGCAGGACCTCACCCCTGCCGTGGACGAGGTCCAGTTGCAGGCGGGCGGCAGGCAGTTGTGCTCCGCTGCCGAGGGCGACGCCAACGGGGACGCCACGCGCGGCTCCGTCGAGAATCCCGAGTTCCTGTACTTCGTCAACGGCGAGCACCGGCTGGTACGGGTCGCGGCGGAGCCGGACGGCAGTGGTGCGAAGGCCCAGCCGGTGGCGGTGCCCGGAGCGCTGGGCGAAGGCGACAAGGATCTGCGGTCGGTGGCCGTCTCGCGTGACGAGCACATGGCGGCCGGTGTCGGCCTCGACGGCAAGGCGCTGTACGTCGGGTCGCTGGTGTCGGGCGGGTCGCTCGGGGAGCCGGTCCTGGTGAGCAGCGGCAAGACGACCGAGGACCGGCTGACCACGCCGAGCTGGGACACCGAGGGTGATCTGTGGGTGGCCGACCGGAACCTCGCCGATCCGAGGCTGCTGCTGTTCAAGGAGGGCGCGGGCAAGCCGCTGGAGGTGGAGACTCCGGGGCTGGACGGTCGTATCAGGGACCTGCGGGTGGCCGCCGACGGGGTGCGGATCGCGCTCGTCGTGGAGAAGGGCGGCA from Streptomyces sp. CC0208 carries:
- a CDS encoding LpqB family beta-propeller domain-containing protein — its product is MDADREGRGRRRPVRSVAYAACGVVLLAGCASMPDSGDLRGVDSTARQDTPVRVFAMPPQEDAEPTDIVQGFLEALTSDDPNYETARKYLTPSAAKQWQPKLSTTVLDDGPGADVVPPVDRGQSEDKSFTLVGTKVAVVDAQQSYSPASGEYRETVHLVHDKKTKQWRIDSPPRGVVMGKSDFQRNYVSVNKYYFASNTRAATAPQTVAVADPVYVRERVDPMTQLVRSLLSGPTTWLDPVVRTSFPTGTALRSGVSSLAPDDRSTLTVPLNNKAEKAGSDQCKAMAAQLLFTLQDLTPAVDEVQLQAGGRQLCSAAEGDANGDATRGSVENPEFLYFVNGEHRLVRVAAEPDGSGAKAQPVAVPGALGEGDKDLRSVAVSRDEHMAAGVGLDGKALYVGSLVSGGSLGEPVLVSSGKTTEDRLTTPSWDTEGDLWVADRNLADPRLLLFKEGAGKPLEVETPGLDGRIRDLRVAADGVRIALVVEKGGKQSLFVGRIEREGKTGDPQSVSVRELRSTTPDLEEVTTMSWAGDSRLLVVGREQGGVQQTRYVQVDGSTPEGPPPTALTGVKEIAASEDADMPLVAYSEDGIVRLPSGAQWQKVDADGTAPVYPG